In Astatotilapia calliptera chromosome 20, fAstCal1.2, whole genome shotgun sequence, one genomic interval encodes:
- the LOC113013164 gene encoding NACHT, LRR and PYD domains-containing protein 12 codes for MDKDSVLIHILKSKGTPTLLGGDLPFRVINDNKYISPLSAEGEVREENLPTVDQAIHTALSGENKTVILIGSEGSGKTTTVEKLVVDWAKGVHLQNFEYVFHFRFKDLNACEDALSLETLIQRCHHYFPPQSMHLVLQKPEDVLVVFDGLNECKYSLDPSVLTLCSHPTQAVSVDCLVASLLHRSLLKGAAVVLATRPTANLKFLSGSQVKVLGFLKPQRKAFGNCFFTDAAAANKALMHMERSLGFYDFCTSPRFCWTVCSVYKPLIDSGGKLPETLSQLFVDILVGLIQTLSLSQAEGTELVLALGRMASHCSVEQHLSCTKAQMYSFGFQQFLTSVDTFLRIDGEMESDTCVLSFHSQLIQEFILALSFFLGKMTYTSAEKMLKKHEDGTKFLDVFLSGLSEPTQRRPLENFLGEFNPDRVKDFKQWFKSSSEESLQGYNADEHYRCFRLLHQAQNESLVKEIINSSARIGLSYGSLTLQDCVPWSYVVTCLGGTKSLNLYNTKNLTEEMAEVLAPAMSLSLKIVLQRSFLSTGAVPHLASALNRGITTELDLSYSRLGDEKFKILCTGLRDCKIQELCLQSCNLTEESCEDLVSVLTSGTSQLCLLVMSFNKIEDQGFAKLCDALHSPHCKLQELKLDRCDLTEASMKVFSAALRSGQSELKKVILARNTMDDSGVEALCVSLQHPLCKLQSLNLYTCQLTGACCSHLKEALMSEYCTLSELELSVNELGQEGALLLCQALRRPGCPLEKLGLTRCELTQPVFEELGSVLKSGTSQLKSLSVGLNKVGDQGVKHLWDAVAHPSCLLEELDVEMTQLTNACVEDLCTAIRASKTLKKLEMRNNSLTDASIPALVQVMQDSHGMQEMNLKYNDFSEDLFEMLEKCTKIIY; via the exons ATGGACAAAGACTCCGTGCTAATTCATATCCTGAAGTCAAAGGGCACTCCTACGCTCCTTGGTGGAGACCTGCCTTTCAGAGTCATAAACGACAATAAGTACATATCCCCACTCTCTGCAGAAGGCGAAGTGAGAGAGGAAAACTTGCCCACCGTGGATCAAGCCATCCACACAGCCCTGAGTGGTGAGAACAAAACTGTTATCCTGATAGGCTCAGAAGGATCAGGTAAAACCACTACTGTGGAGAAGCTCGTTGTGGACTGGGCAAAGGGTGTACATCTACAGAACTTTGAATATGTCTTCCATTTCCGTTTCAAGGACTTAAATGCTTGTGAAGATGCACTCTCTTTAGAAACCTTAATCCAACGCTGTCACCACTATTTCCCTCCTCAGTCCATGCATCTGGTTCTGCAGAAGCCCGAGGATGTGCTGGTTGTTTTTGATGGTCTGAATGAGTGTAAGTACAGCCTGGACCCCTCTGTGCTCACCCTCTGCTCTCACCCGACCCAGGCAGTTTCAGTGGACTGTTTAGTGGCCAGTCTGCTTCACAGATCTCTGCTGAAAGGAGCTGCAGTTGTGTTGGCCACCAGGCCAACGGCGAATCTGAAGTTTCTTAGCGGTTCTCAGGTGAAAGTGTTAGGGTTTCTGAAGccccaaagaaaagctttcggAAACTGCTTCTTtacagatgctgctgctgccaacAAAGCACTTATGCACATGGAGAGGTCTCTGGGCTTTTATGATTTCTGTACATCTCCAAGATTTTGTTGGACAGTTTGCTCTGTTTACAAGCCTCTTATTGATTCTGGAGGAAAACTTCCCGAGACTTTATCTCAGCTGTTTGTAGATATCCTGGTTGGCTTGATCCAGACACTCTCGCTGAGTCAAGCAGAGGGCACAGAGCTGGTGTTGGCCCTCGGCAGGATGGCTTCTCATTGCTCTGTTGAGCAGCATTTGAGCTGCACCAAAGCGCAAATGTATTCCTTTGGCTTTCAACAGTTTCTCACCTCAGTTGATACTTTCCTGCGAATAGATGGTGAAATGGAGTCTGATACATGTGTGCTCTCGTTCCACTCGCAGCTGATCCAGGAGTTCATCCTGgcattgtctttctttttgGGCAAGATGACGTATACGAGTGCTGAGAAGATGCTGAAGAAGCACGAAGATGGTACAAAGTTTCTAGATGTTTTCCTTTCAGGGCTTTCTGAACCAACTCAGCGCAGACCACTGGAGAACTTCCTGGGAGAGTTCAACCCTGATCGGGTCAAAGATTTCAAGCAGTGGTTTAAAAGCAGCTCAGAGGAATCACTGCAGGGATATAATGCAGACGAGCACTATAGATGCTTCCGCCTGCTTCATCAAGCTCAAAATGAGAGCTTGGTTAAGGAGATCATCAACTCCTCAGCACGAATAGGCCTCAGCTATGGCAGCCTGACCCTTCAAGACTGTGTACCTTGGAGTTATGTGGTTACATGCCTTGGTGGGACGAAGTCGTTGAATCTGTACAATACAAAGAATCTAACAGAAGAGATGGCAGAAGTCCTGGCTCCAGCTATGAGTCTATCACTCAAGATAGT CTTGCAAAGAAGCTTTTTGAGTACTGGGGCTGTTCCTCATCTCGCTTCAGCTCTCAACAGAGGAATTACCACGGAGCTGGATCTCTCTTACTCCCGCCTTGGTGACGAAAAGTTCAAAATCCTCTGCACTGGACTCAGAGACTGCAAGATACAAGAATTATG TCTTCAAAGTTGCAATCTGACAGAGGAAAGCTGTGAAGACCTGGTTTCTGTGCTGACCTCAGGCACCTCTCAGCTATGCTTGTTAGTAATGTCATTCAATAAGATTGAGGACCAGGGATTTGCAAAACTGTGCGACGCACTGCATAGCCCTCACTGCAAACTTCAAGAACTCAA GCTTGACAGATGTGATCTGACTGAAGCGTCCATGAAGGTTTTTTCTGCAGCTTTGCGTTCTGGACAATCAGAGCTGAAAAAAGTGATACTGGCACGAAACACGATGGATGACAGCGGAGTGGAGGCTTTGTGCGTATCCCTGCAACATCCACTCTGTAAACTACAGAGCCTCAA TCTCTATACGTGCCAGCTGACAGGCGCATGCTGCTCTCATCTGAAGGAGGCCTTAATGTCGGAGTACTGTACTCTATCAGAGCTGGAGCTGTCAGTGAATGAGTTAGGCCAGGAGGGGGCGCTGTTGCTCTGCCAAGCCCTGAGACGGCCTGGTTGCCCTTTAGAAAAACTTGG TTTGACACGATGTGAGTTAACTCAACCAGTCTTTGAGGAACTGGGCTCAGTGCTGAAAAGTGGGACTTCTCAACTGAAGTCCCTGAGCGTGGGTTTAAATAAAGTAGGAGACCAAGGGGTTAAACATCTCTGGGATGCTGTTGCACACCCAAGCTGCCTGTTGGAAGAGCTGGA tgTTGAAATGACCCAGCTGACCAATGCCTGCGTTGAAGACTTGTGCACTGCAATAAGAGCCAGTAAGACACTGAAGAAGCTGGAAATGAGAAACAACTCACTGA